A genomic region of Pseudomonas sp. RSB 5.4 contains the following coding sequences:
- a CDS encoding TetR/AcrR family transcriptional regulator, producing the protein MSGLRERQKEQRREVIAQAALELFISNGFGATTLEQIANQAGVSAPTVVNYFGGKQEILLALLKQPDEQAMRDARANLDDDSDPLEALCEFEGLMTRYQLQAMPASLWRELAPFLFSGELAQALEPWNAAVIEETKALLVHFQTLGKVRESVDIDVAATLFNQYANLAFIRLATEPEPDRAAHAEHMRGVLSLLCHGMLAH; encoded by the coding sequence ATGAGCGGGCTCAGAGAACGGCAAAAGGAACAGCGCAGGGAAGTCATCGCGCAGGCAGCGCTGGAGCTGTTCATCAGCAACGGCTTCGGCGCCACCACGCTGGAGCAGATCGCCAATCAGGCCGGGGTTTCCGCGCCGACGGTGGTCAACTATTTCGGCGGCAAACAGGAGATTTTGCTGGCGTTGCTCAAGCAACCGGACGAGCAGGCGATGCGCGATGCTAGGGCCAATCTGGATGACGACAGCGATCCACTGGAGGCGTTGTGCGAGTTCGAAGGGCTGATGACCCGTTACCAGTTGCAGGCCATGCCGGCATCACTCTGGCGGGAACTGGCACCGTTTCTGTTTTCCGGCGAACTGGCGCAGGCCCTGGAGCCGTGGAATGCGGCGGTTATCGAGGAAACCAAGGCATTGCTGGTGCACTTCCAGACCCTCGGCAAAGTGCGCGAGTCGGTCGATATCGACGTGGCGGCAACGCTGTTCAATCAGTACGCGAACCTGGCGTTCATCCGTCTGGCCACCGAGCCTGAGCCGGATCGGGCTGCACACGCCGAACACATGCGCGGTGTTCTGAGCCTGCTGTGTCACGGCATGCTCGCGCATTGA